Proteins from a single region of Streptococcus oralis:
- the treP gene encoding PTS system trehalose-specific EIIBC component, with protein MGKFEQEAKDLLQAIGGKENVTAVTHCATRMRFVLGDEKKANVKAIESIPAVKGTFTNAGQFQVIIGNDVPIFYNDFTAVSGIEGVSKEAAKSAAKSNQNVLQRIMTTLAEIFTPIIPALIVGGLILGFRNVLEGVHWSMLDGKTITESSQFWSGVNHFLWLPGEAIFQFLPVGITWSVSRKMGTSQILGIVLGICLVSPQLLNAYAVASTSTEEIAANWVWNFGYFTVNRIGYQAQVIPALLAGLSLSYLEIFWRKHIPEVISMILVPFLSLIPALILAHTVLGPIGWTIGQGLSAVVLAGLTGPVKWLFGAIFGALYAPFVITGLHHMTNAIDTQLIADAGGTALWPMIALSNIAQGSAVFAYYFMHRHDEREAQISLPATISAYLGVTEPALFGVNVKYIYPFVAGMIGSALAGMLSVTFNVTAASIGIGGLPGILSIQPQYMLPFAGTMLVAIVVPMLLTFFFRKVGLFTKTEDDTALQAEFVAQEEAEFVSHGPVTLAPVEIVSPLAGQVKELSQVTDPVFASGVMGQGLVIEPSQGELTSPVNGTVTVLFPTKHAIGIVSDEGVELLIHIGMDTVGLDGKGFESFVVQGDHVTVGQKLIRFDMDVIKAAGLVTETPVIITNQDAYTATITGTYPTTIQAGESLMVATRI; from the coding sequence ATGGGAAAATTTGAACAAGAAGCCAAAGATCTGCTTCAGGCGATCGGAGGTAAGGAGAATGTCACTGCTGTCACCCACTGTGCGACGCGGATGCGCTTTGTTCTCGGTGACGAAAAGAAGGCCAATGTTAAGGCTATCGAGTCAATTCCAGCCGTCAAAGGGACCTTTACCAATGCCGGTCAATTTCAGGTGATTATTGGGAATGACGTGCCGATTTTTTATAATGATTTTACAGCTGTTTCAGGCATTGAGGGTGTTTCCAAAGAAGCAGCCAAATCTGCAGCTAAGAGCAATCAAAATGTACTTCAACGTATTATGACCACTCTAGCAGAAATCTTTACTCCGATTATTCCAGCCTTGATAGTTGGAGGATTGATCCTCGGTTTCCGTAATGTCTTGGAAGGTGTGCATTGGTCGATGTTGGATGGTAAGACCATCACAGAATCCTCTCAGTTTTGGTCAGGGGTTAATCACTTCCTCTGGTTGCCTGGTGAAGCTATCTTCCAGTTCTTACCAGTAGGGATTACCTGGTCTGTTTCTCGTAAGATGGGAACCAGTCAAATTTTGGGAATTGTTCTCGGGATCTGTTTGGTTTCGCCACAGTTGCTCAATGCCTATGCAGTTGCTTCTACTTCAACAGAAGAAATTGCAGCCAACTGGGTATGGAATTTTGGCTACTTTACTGTTAATCGTATTGGTTATCAAGCTCAAGTTATCCCAGCCTTGCTTGCAGGTTTGAGTCTGTCTTATCTTGAAATTTTCTGGCGCAAGCATATCCCAGAAGTCATTTCCATGATTCTTGTACCCTTCTTGTCATTGATTCCAGCCTTGATTTTGGCTCATACTGTCTTGGGACCAATCGGTTGGACAATTGGTCAAGGACTTTCAGCAGTTGTCTTGGCAGGTTTGACGGGTCCTGTTAAATGGCTCTTCGGTGCGATTTTTGGTGCTCTCTATGCTCCATTTGTCATCACAGGTCTTCACCATATGACCAATGCCATTGATACACAATTGATTGCGGATGCGGGCGGAACTGCCCTCTGGCCAATGATTGCTCTTTCTAATATTGCCCAAGGTTCTGCCGTATTTGCCTATTATTTCATGCATCGCCATGATGAGCGTGAGGCTCAGATTTCACTTCCTGCGACCATTTCAGCCTATCTCGGTGTTACAGAACCAGCCCTCTTTGGGGTCAATGTCAAATACATCTATCCATTTGTAGCTGGGATGATTGGTTCGGCCCTTGCAGGCATGTTGTCCGTTACTTTCAATGTAACGGCGGCTTCTATTGGTATCGGTGGTTTGCCAGGTATTCTTTCTATTCAACCTCAATACATGCTGCCATTTGCAGGAACCATGCTAGTTGCTATTGTTGTACCAATGCTCTTGACTTTCTTCTTCCGCAAAGTCGGTCTCTTTACAAAGACAGAGGATGATACAGCCTTACAGGCAGAATTCGTTGCCCAAGAAGAGGCAGAATTTGTCAGTCATGGACCAGTAACCCTTGCTCCGGTAGAAATTGTCAGCCCACTTGCTGGTCAAGTGAAAGAATTGAGTCAAGTGACAGACCCTGTTTTTGCATCAGGCGTCATGGGACAAGGTCTAGTCATTGAACCAAGCCAAGGTGAGTTGACTTCTCCAGTCAATGGGACAGTGACGGTTCTTTTCCCTACCAAGCATGCCATCGGTATTGTCTCTGACGAGGGGGTAGAATTGCTCATCCACATCGGTATGGATACAGTAGGTCTTGATGGCAAAGGTTTTGAAAGTTTTGTAGTCCAAGGAGACCACGTCACAGTTGGTCAGAAACTGATTCGTTTTGATATGGATGTCATTAAGGCTGCAGGTCTCGTGACAGAAACTCCAGTTATCATCACTAACCAAGATGCTTATACAGCGACTATCACTGGAACTTATCCAACAACTATCCAAGCTGGGGAATCTCTCATGGTCGCTACACGAATCTAA
- a CDS encoding SIALI-17 repeat-containing surface protein: MKKHFWEKSCRYSIRKLTVGTASVLLGAVFLVNHTVAADSVEVKQTEPTSVEAITKPDSEPKVAEATETTNPSLAESPVVSESKLAEETQTTNSQASEEAIVEAKENKEPEKADQPVTKQENYQLNYNQPTPPSYDGWEKQALPVGNGEMGAKVFGLIGEERIQYNEKTLWSGGPQPDSTDYNGGNYKDRYKVLAEIRKALEAGDRQKAKQLAEQNLVGPNNAQYGRYLAFGDIFMVFNNQKKGLDTVTDYHRGLDITEATTTTSYTQDGTTFKRETFSSYPDDVTVTHLTKKGNKTLDFTLWNSLTEDLLVNGDYSWEYSNYKNGHVTTDANGILLKGTVKDNGLKFASYLGIKTDGKVTVQDETLTVTGASYATLYLSAKTNFAQNPKTNYRKDIDLEKTVKGIVKAAKAKDYKTLKQDHIKDYQSLFNRVKLNLGGSKTDQTTKKALQSYNPSKGQKLEELFFQYERYLLISSSRDRTDALPANLQGVWNAVDNPPWNADYHLNVNLQMNYWPAYMSNLAETAKPMINYIDDMRYYGRIAAKEYAGIESKDGQENGWLVHTQATPFGWTTPGWNYYWGWSPAANAWMMQNVYDYYKFTKDETYLKEKIYPMLKETAKFWNSFLHYDQASDRWVSSPSYSPEHGTITIGNTFDQSLVWQLFHDYMEVANYLKVDQDLVTEVKAKFDKLKPLHINKEGRIKEWYEEDSPQFTNEGIENNHRHISHLVGLFPGTLFSKDQAEYLEAARATLNHRGDGGTGWSKANKINLWARLLDGNRAHRLLAEQLKYSTLENLWDTHAPFQIDGNFGATSGMAEMLLQSHTGYIAPLPALPDAWKDGQVSGLIARGNFEVSMKWKDKNLQNLSFLSNVGGDLVVDYPNIEASQVKVNGKPVKATILKDNRIQLATQKGDVITFEHFSGRVTSLTAVRQNGVTAELTFNQVEGATHYVIQRQVKDESGQTSATREFVTNQTHFIDRSLNPQLAYTYTVKAMLGEVPTQVSEKVTVETPSELMDDRDSRIQYGAAFGNWADSELFGGTEKFADLSKGDYTDEDITATIPFTGVGIEIYGLKSSELGLATAKIDGKEVGELDFHTAGATEKGSLIGRFTGLADEPHTLTLSVKREHKGRGSERSKISLDYFKVLSGTGNTIEKMDDRDSRIQYGAQFKDWSDPELYGGTEKYADINNSDSSAASEAQATISFTGTGIRIYGLKSLALGRASVTLDGKEMPALDFYTSGATEKRAFIGEFTNLTDGPHTLTLRVDPDSPEGRKKISLDSFDIIKAPAVDLDSPSIAPLKENDKTISLSLPSGDWEAIAVTFPGVKDPLVLRKVDKTHLVTSGDQTILSVQDNQVQIPIPEETNRKAGNAIEAYSIQGNTTSSPIVAVFTKKDEKKVGESQPTTSKGDEPAPTVEKAEYTGPIGTAGQEVPPTVEIPEYTEPIGTAGQEEAPTVEKTEYTKPIGTSGDQTTPTLSLPDYPVRVLKDKETGVEIIGGASDLEGISHVSSRRVLAQELFDKTYDAYDLQLKNPTDHSLQPKGSVLVRLPISASVENIYYITPTKELQALDFTVRDGKVEFITHHFSTYAVVYQATGITTNTEEKPSASDAETLAHETEQLSASPSLAKAGNHSPKEELPATGEASNPLLFLAGLSLALTATFMLKGRKDDSN; the protein is encoded by the coding sequence ATGAAAAAACACTTTTGGGAGAAATCCTGTCGCTATAGCATCCGCAAGCTGACGGTTGGGACTGCTTCTGTTTTGCTGGGGGCTGTTTTTCTAGTCAACCACACTGTAGCCGCAGACAGTGTTGAGGTCAAACAAACTGAACCAACCTCTGTCGAAGCTATCACTAAGCCTGATAGTGAACCCAAAGTTGCTGAAGCTACTGAAACTACAAATCCGTCTCTAGCAGAAAGTCCAGTAGTTTCCGAAAGCAAGCTAGCCGAAGAGACTCAGACAACAAATAGTCAAGCTAGTGAAGAAGCCATTGTAGAAGCTAAAGAAAATAAGGAACCTGAAAAAGCAGATCAGCCGGTGACAAAACAAGAAAACTATCAACTCAACTACAATCAACCAACCCCCCCTTCCTATGATGGTTGGGAAAAACAAGCTCTCCCAGTCGGAAACGGAGAAATGGGAGCCAAGGTCTTTGGTCTGATTGGTGAAGAAAGAATCCAGTATAACGAAAAGACTCTCTGGTCTGGAGGTCCTCAACCCGATAGCACCGACTATAATGGTGGGAACTACAAGGATCGCTACAAGGTCTTAGCAGAAATTCGTAAGGCTCTCGAAGCTGGTGACCGCCAAAAAGCGAAACAACTAGCTGAACAAAATCTCGTTGGCCCTAATAATGCCCAATATGGTCGCTACCTAGCCTTTGGTGATATTTTCATGGTCTTCAATAACCAGAAAAAGGGTCTAGATACAGTAACAGATTATCACCGTGGTTTGGATATCACAGAGGCTACTACGACCACTTCTTACACCCAAGATGGGACGACCTTCAAACGCGAAACCTTCTCCAGCTACCCTGATGATGTCACCGTGACCCACTTGACTAAAAAAGGAAACAAGACGCTTGACTTTACCCTTTGGAACAGCTTGACAGAGGACTTGCTTGTTAATGGTGACTACTCTTGGGAATATTCCAACTATAAGAACGGTCATGTCACTACAGATGCAAACGGAATCCTTCTAAAGGGAACTGTTAAAGATAACGGCCTCAAATTTGCATCCTACCTAGGAATTAAAACGGACGGAAAGGTGACTGTTCAGGACGAAACTCTAACCGTTACAGGCGCAAGTTATGCGACCCTCTATCTCAGCGCCAAGACTAACTTTGCTCAGAATCCAAAAACCAACTATCGAAAAGACATCGACCTCGAAAAAACAGTTAAAGGGATTGTCAAAGCAGCTAAGGCCAAGGACTACAAAACACTTAAGCAAGACCATATCAAGGATTATCAAAGTCTCTTTAATCGCGTCAAACTAAATCTAGGTGGAAGTAAGACTGATCAAACGACAAAAAAAGCCCTTCAAAGCTATAACCCTAGCAAAGGGCAAAAATTGGAAGAACTCTTCTTCCAATACGAACGTTATTTATTGATCAGTTCGTCTCGTGATCGGACAGATGCCCTTCCTGCCAACCTACAAGGAGTCTGGAATGCTGTAGACAATCCACCTTGGAACGCTGACTACCACCTCAATGTCAATTTGCAAATGAATTACTGGCCAGCTTACATGAGTAACCTTGCTGAAACTGCCAAGCCAATGATCAATTACATTGATGACATGCGCTACTACGGCCGTATCGCTGCCAAAGAATACGCTGGTATCGAATCCAAAGACGGACAAGAAAATGGCTGGCTGGTCCACACCCAGGCCACACCATTTGGCTGGACTACTCCTGGTTGGAATTACTATTGGGGTTGGTCGCCAGCTGCTAATGCCTGGATGATGCAGAACGTCTATGACTACTATAAATTCACCAAGGATGAGACTTATCTCAAAGAAAAGATCTATCCTATGTTGAAAGAGACTGCTAAGTTCTGGAACTCCTTCTTGCACTATGACCAGGCCAGTGACCGTTGGGTGTCTTCTCCATCCTACTCACCAGAACACGGGACCATCACGATCGGAAATACCTTTGACCAGTCGCTAGTCTGGCAGCTATTCCATGACTACATGGAAGTTGCCAACTATCTGAAAGTCGACCAAGACTTAGTCACAGAGGTCAAGGCTAAATTTGACAAACTAAAACCACTTCATATCAATAAAGAAGGACGCATCAAGGAATGGTATGAGGAGGACAGTCCACAATTCACTAATGAAGGGATTGAAAACAACCACCGCCACATTTCCCATCTAGTTGGGCTCTTCCCTGGTACGCTCTTTAGCAAGGACCAGGCTGAATACCTAGAGGCTGCGCGTGCTACCCTCAACCACCGTGGAGATGGTGGTACTGGTTGGTCTAAGGCTAATAAAATCAACCTCTGGGCTCGTCTCTTGGACGGTAACCGTGCCCATCGCTTACTCGCTGAACAGCTCAAATACTCAACCCTAGAAAACCTTTGGGATACTCACGCGCCTTTCCAAATCGACGGAAACTTTGGAGCAACTAGTGGGATGGCAGAAATGCTCCTCCAATCTCATACTGGCTATATTGCACCATTGCCAGCCCTTCCAGATGCTTGGAAAGACGGTCAGGTTTCTGGTTTGATTGCCCGTGGTAACTTCGAAGTCAGCATGAAGTGGAAAGATAAAAACCTTCAAAACTTGTCCTTCCTGTCAAATGTCGGTGGAGACTTGGTTGTAGACTATCCAAATATCGAAGCCAGTCAGGTTAAGGTCAATGGCAAACCAGTCAAGGCAACGATCCTTAAAGATAATCGTATCCAGCTTGCAACACAAAAAGGTGACGTCATTACCTTTGAACACTTCTCTGGTCGTGTAACCAGTCTAACAGCAGTTCGACAAAATGGAGTCACTGCCGAACTCACCTTTAATCAAGTAGAAGGCGCTACCCACTATGTCATCCAAAGACAAGTAAAGGATGAATCTGGACAAACCTCTGCAACTAGAGAATTTGTAACCAATCAAACCCACTTTATCGACCGCTCACTAAATCCTCAACTCGCCTATACCTATACCGTCAAGGCTATGCTGGGAGAAGTTCCTACCCAAGTATCTGAAAAGGTCACTGTAGAAACTCCTAGTGAATTGATGGATGACCGAGACAGTCGTATCCAGTACGGAGCTGCCTTTGGAAACTGGGCAGACTCAGAATTATTTGGAGGAACAGAGAAATTTGCTGACCTTTCAAAAGGAGACTACACAGACGAAGACATCACTGCCACCATTCCTTTCACTGGCGTTGGTATCGAAATCTATGGACTAAAATCGTCCGAACTAGGTCTTGCCACTGCTAAAATTGACGGCAAAGAGGTTGGAGAACTTGATTTCCATACTGCTGGGGCAACTGAAAAAGGTAGTCTCATTGGTCGCTTTACAGGATTAGCAGATGAACCTCATACATTGACTCTTAGCGTTAAGCGTGAGCACAAGGGACGTGGAAGTGAACGCTCGAAAATTTCATTAGACTACTTCAAGGTCCTATCTGGAACAGGCAACACGATTGAAAAAATGGATGATCGTGATTCGCGCATCCAGTATGGTGCCCAGTTTAAGGACTGGTCTGACCCTGAACTCTACGGTGGTACGGAAAAATACGCTGACATCAACAACAGTGACTCTAGTGCAGCTTCAGAAGCTCAGGCAACTATTTCCTTTACTGGTACAGGTATTCGTATCTATGGCTTGAAGAGCCTTGCCCTTGGACGAGCAAGTGTTACACTAGATGGAAAAGAAATGCCTGCTTTGGATTTCTATACGTCAGGCGCAACTGAAAAGAGAGCCTTTATTGGCGAATTTACAAATCTTACTGATGGTCCGCACACCCTAACATTACGTGTTGACCCAGATTCGCCAGAAGGTCGCAAGAAAATTTCTCTAGACTCCTTTGACATCATCAAAGCCCCAGCTGTTGATTTAGATAGCCCAAGTATCGCGCCTCTTAAGGAAAATGACAAAACCATTTCCTTAAGCCTACCATCTGGAGATTGGGAAGCCATCGCAGTGACCTTCCCAGGAGTCAAAGATCCTTTAGTCCTACGCAAGGTGGATAAAACGCATCTGGTTACAAGTGGAGATCAGACTATCCTATCAGTCCAAGACAATCAGGTTCAAATTCCAATCCCTGAAGAAACCAATCGCAAAGCTGGAAATGCCATTGAAGCTTATAGCATTCAAGGAAATACCACAAGTAGCCCTATCGTAGCCGTCTTTACTAAAAAGGATGAGAAAAAGGTTGGCGAGAGTCAGCCAACTACAAGCAAGGGGGACGAACCAGCTCCTACTGTTGAAAAAGCTGAATACACTGGGCCTATCGGGACTGCAGGGCAAGAAGTGCCGCCTACTGTTGAAATTCCTGAATACACCGAACCTATCGGAACAGCAGGTCAAGAGGAAGCACCTACTGTTGAAAAAACTGAATACACTAAGCCTATCGGAACTAGCGGAGATCAGACTACTCCGACCCTTAGCCTTCCTGACTATCCAGTTCGAGTCTTAAAAGACAAGGAAACTGGAGTAGAAATCATCGGTGGAGCCAGCGACTTAGAAGGAATTTCTCACGTTTCTAGCCGACGTGTCCTAGCTCAAGAACTCTTTGACAAGACCTATGATGCTTACGACCTACAACTTAAAAATCCAACCGATCATAGCTTGCAGCCAAAAGGCTCTGTCTTAGTTCGCCTGCCTATTTCAGCTAGCGTAGAAAACATCTACTACATCACTCCGACCAAGGAGTTGCAAGCCCTTGATTTCACCGTTCGAGATGGAAAGGTAGAATTCATCACTCATCATTTCAGTACCTATGCTGTCGTCTATCAAGCTACTGGAATAACCACTAACACAGAGGAAAAACCAAGTGCTTCAGATGCAGAGACCTTAGCACACGAGACTGAACAACTTTCAGCTAGTCCTAGTCTTGCGAAAGCTGGAAATCATTCTCCTAAAGAAGAGCTTCCAGCAACAGGAGAAGCGTCCAATCCACTCCTCTTCTTAGCAGGACTCAGCCTAGCCCTTACAGCCACTTTTATGTTAAAAGGGAGAAAGGATGACTCCAACTAA
- the mraY gene encoding phospho-N-acetylmuramoyl-pentapeptide-transferase, with product MISSISAGVLAFLLTLIGIPAFIRFYRKAQITGQQMHEDVKQHQAKAGTPTMGGLVFLIVAVVVSFLVALFTQQLTNNVGMILFILVLYGLVGFLDDFLKVFRKINEGLNPKQKLALQLLGGVIFYLFYERGGDMLSVFGYQVHLGIFYIFFALFWLVGFSNAVNLTDGIDGLASISVVISLSAYGVIAYMQNQLDILLVILAMIGGLLGFFVFNHKPAKVFMGDVGSLALGGMLAAISMALHQEWTLLLIGIIYVFETSSVMMQVTYFKISGGKRIFRMTPVHHHFELGGFSGKGNPWSEWKVDFFFWGVGLLASLLTLAFLYLL from the coding sequence ATGATTAGTTCCATTAGTGCTGGAGTTCTAGCCTTTCTATTGACCTTGATAGGTATTCCAGCCTTTATCCGATTTTATCGAAAAGCACAGATTACAGGTCAGCAGATGCACGAGGATGTCAAACAACATCAAGCTAAAGCTGGGACTCCAACCATGGGAGGTCTTGTCTTCCTTATTGTTGCAGTTGTTGTGAGCTTCCTTGTCGCTCTCTTTACCCAACAATTGACCAACAATGTAGGCATGATCTTGTTTATCTTGGTTTTGTATGGTTTGGTAGGTTTTTTGGATGATTTCCTCAAGGTCTTTCGTAAAATCAACGAAGGTTTAAATCCCAAGCAAAAACTTGCTCTCCAGCTCCTTGGAGGAGTGATTTTCTACCTCTTTTATGAGCGTGGTGGCGACATGCTTTCAGTCTTTGGCTACCAAGTACATCTGGGTATTTTCTATATTTTCTTTGCCCTTTTCTGGCTAGTTGGCTTTTCAAATGCGGTGAATTTGACGGACGGGATCGACGGCTTAGCAAGTATTTCAGTGGTGATTAGCTTATCGGCCTACGGTGTGATTGCTTATATGCAAAATCAACTGGATATCCTTCTTGTGATTCTTGCCATGATTGGTGGTTTGCTAGGTTTCTTCGTCTTTAACCACAAGCCTGCTAAGGTTTTCATGGGAGATGTGGGAAGTTTGGCTCTAGGTGGGATGCTGGCAGCAATCTCTATGGCCCTCCACCAAGAATGGACCCTTTTGCTGATTGGGATTATCTATGTCTTTGAGACAAGCTCTGTTATGATGCAGGTTACCTACTTCAAAATTAGTGGTGGAAAGCGTATTTTCCGTATGACACCTGTGCATCACCATTTTGAGCTTGGAGGATTCTCAGGCAAGGGCAATCCTTGGAGCGAGTGGAAGGTTGACTTCTTCTTTTGGGGAGTAGGACTTCTAGCAAGTCTCCTGACTCTAGCCTTTTTATACCTACTGTAA
- the treR gene encoding trehalose operon repressor: MKKYQQLFKQIQKTIQNETYAVGDFLPSEHELMNQYQVSRDTVRKALSLLQEEGLIKKIRGQGSQVVKEETVNFPVSNLTSYQELVQELGLRSKTNVVSLDKIIIDKKSSLITGFPEFRMVWKVVRQRVVDDLVSVLDTDYLDMELVPNLTRQIAEQSIYSYIENDLKLHIDYAQKEITIDHTGDRDKILMDIGKDPYVVSIKSKVYLQDGRQFQFTESRHKLEKFHFVDFAKRHPK, translated from the coding sequence ATGAAGAAATACCAACAATTATTTAAGCAAATCCAAAAAACCATTCAAAACGAGACATACGCTGTCGGGGATTTCCTCCCCAGCGAGCACGAACTCATGAATCAGTATCAGGTGAGCCGTGACACCGTCCGAAAAGCTCTGTCCCTTCTCCAAGAAGAAGGATTAATCAAAAAGATAAGGGGACAAGGTTCTCAAGTCGTCAAAGAAGAAACGGTCAATTTCCCTGTCTCCAACCTAACCAGCTACCAAGAACTGGTCCAGGAACTTGGACTTCGCTCTAAGACTAATGTGGTCAGTCTGGATAAAATCATTATCGATAAAAAATCCTCACTGATAACCGGCTTTCCAGAGTTTCGGATGGTGTGGAAGGTGGTCCGCCAGCGTGTGGTGGATGACCTAGTATCCGTTCTGGATACGGACTATCTGGATATGGAACTGGTCCCAAATCTCACTCGCCAAATTGCTGAGCAGTCTATCTACTCGTATATAGAGAACGACCTCAAACTCCATATTGATTATGCTCAGAAGGAAATCACCATTGACCACACGGGTGATCGAGACAAGATTCTCATGGACATTGGCAAAGACCCTTATGTCGTTTCAATCAAGTCAAAAGTCTATCTCCAAGACGGGCGCCAATTTCAGTTCACCGAAAGTCGCCATAAATTAGAAAAATTTCACTTTGTCGACTTTGCCAAAAGACATCCGAAATAA
- the pbp2X gene encoding penicillin-binding protein PBP2X, translating into MKQWKEKIIRYAVRNRKSPEENRRRVGKSLSLLAVILFAVFLVNFAVIIGTGKKFGKDLVQEAKKVHQTTKTIPAKRGTIYDRNGTPIAEDATSYNIYAVIDKTYKSATGKILYVEDSQFNKVAEIFHKYLDMEESYVKEQLSQPDLKQVSFGAKGNGITYANMMAIKNDLKTAGVEGVDFTTSPNRSYPNGQFASSFIGLAQLHENEDGTKRLIGTSGLESSLNSILAGTDGIITYEKDRLGNIVPGTEQASQHMVDGKDVYTTLSSPLQSFMETQMDAFQAKVKGKYMTATLVSAKTGEILATTQRPTFNADTKDGITKDFVWRDILYQSNYEPGSTMKVMMLASAIDNNTFPGGEYFNSSELKLADATIRDWDVNEGLTSGGTMTFSQGFAHSSNIGMTLLEQKMGDTTWLDYLNRFKFGVPTRFGLADEYTGQLPADNIVNIAMSSFGQGISVTQTQMLRAFTAIANDGVMLEPKFISALYDPNDQSVRKSQKEIVGNPVSKEAASSTREHMVMVGTDPVYGTMYNHSTEKPNVNVPGQNVALKSGTAQIADEKNGGYLTGETNYIFSVVSMHPAENPDFILYVTVQQPEHYSGVQLGEFANPILERASAMKESLNLQSTAKSLDQVSKTTSYAMPATKDFTPGDLAEELRRNLVQPIVIGTGTKIKELSVSEGDNLEANQQILILSDKVEEMPDMYGWTDENVQTFAKWLNIEVEWEGSGKTVKKQSVRANTALKDLKKMKITLGD; encoded by the coding sequence ATGAAACAGTGGAAAGAAAAAATCATCCGTTATGCCGTTCGTAACCGTAAATCTCCAGAAGAAAATCGTCGAAGAGTAGGGAAAAGCCTGAGTTTATTGGCTGTCATACTCTTCGCGGTCTTTTTGGTCAACTTTGCGGTCATCATCGGAACGGGTAAAAAATTTGGTAAGGACTTGGTTCAAGAAGCCAAAAAGGTTCACCAAACAACCAAGACGATTCCTGCAAAACGAGGGACTATATACGATCGTAATGGAACGCCTATTGCAGAGGATGCGACTTCTTATAATATATATGCGGTTATTGACAAGACCTACAAGTCAGCAACAGGCAAAATTCTCTATGTAGAGGATTCTCAATTTAATAAGGTGGCTGAGATTTTCCATAAATACCTCGATATGGAGGAGTCTTATGTCAAAGAACAACTTTCTCAGCCAGATCTGAAACAGGTATCTTTTGGAGCCAAGGGGAATGGGATCACCTATGCCAATATGATGGCCATAAAAAATGACCTCAAAACAGCTGGGGTTGAAGGGGTTGACTTTACAACTAGCCCTAACCGCAGTTATCCCAATGGACAGTTTGCTTCTTCCTTTATCGGTTTAGCGCAACTCCATGAAAATGAGGATGGCACCAAACGTTTGATTGGGACATCTGGTTTGGAGAGTTCTTTAAATAGTATTCTTGCAGGTACAGATGGTATTATCACCTATGAGAAGGATCGTCTGGGAAATATTGTTCCGGGTACGGAGCAGGCTTCCCAACACATGGTAGACGGAAAGGATGTCTACACAACCCTTTCTAGTCCTTTGCAATCCTTTATGGAAACACAGATGGATGCCTTTCAGGCAAAGGTAAAAGGCAAGTATATGACGGCTACCTTGGTCAGCGCTAAAACAGGGGAAATCCTGGCTACAACTCAACGGCCGACCTTCAATGCCGATACCAAGGATGGCATCACAAAAGACTTTGTCTGGCGTGATATCCTCTATCAAAGTAACTATGAGCCAGGATCGACCATGAAGGTGATGATGTTGGCCTCAGCCATTGATAACAATACCTTCCCTGGTGGCGAATACTTTAACAGTAGCGAATTGAAACTAGCAGATGCGACCATTCGAGACTGGGACGTCAATGAAGGATTGACCAGTGGTGGCACCATGACCTTCTCTCAAGGATTTGCCCACTCAAGTAATATCGGGATGACCTTGCTTGAGCAAAAGATGGGGGATACAACTTGGCTGGACTACCTTAACCGCTTTAAGTTTGGGGTGCCGACCCGTTTTGGTCTGGCAGATGAGTACACAGGTCAATTGCCTGCTGATAACATTGTCAATATCGCCATGAGTTCATTTGGACAAGGGATTTCTGTTACCCAGACCCAGATGCTTCGTGCCTTTACAGCTATTGCTAATGATGGGGTTATGTTGGAGCCGAAATTTATCAGCGCCCTCTATGATCCAAATGACCAGTCTGTTCGTAAGTCTCAAAAGGAAATTGTCGGAAATCCTGTGTCAAAAGAAGCAGCGTCCTCTACTCGGGAGCACATGGTCATGGTCGGAACAGATCCTGTCTACGGTACCATGTACAACCACAGTACAGAAAAGCCTAATGTCAATGTTCCAGGTCAGAATGTCGCCCTGAAATCCGGGACTGCTCAGATTGCCGATGAGAAGAATGGGGGCTACCTGACGGGTGAAACCAACTATATCTTCTCTGTTGTGTCGATGCATCCTGCAGAAAATCCTGACTTTATCCTCTATGTAACGGTGCAACAGCCAGAGCATTATTCGGGTGTTCAGCTTGGGGAGTTTGCCAACCCAATCCTTGAGCGAGCTTCTGCTATGAAAGAATCCCTCAATCTTCAGTCAACTGCCAAGAGCTTAGATCAGGTCAGCAAGACGACAAGCTATGCCATGCCAGCTACCAAGGACTTTACTCCGGGTGACCTAGCAGAGGAATTGCGTCGCAACCTTGTCCAACCAATCGTTATCGGAACAGGAACCAAGATCAAGGAACTCTCGGTTTCTGAAGGAGATAATTTGGAAGCCAATCAGCAAATCTTGATCCTGTCAGATAAGGTCGAAGAAATGCCTGATATGTATGGCTGGACAGATGAAAATGTGCAAACATTTGCCAAATGGCTGAATATAGAAGTCGAATGGGAAGGTAGTGGCAAAACGGTCAAGAAACAAAGTGTTCGTGCCAATACAGCCCTCAAAGACCTTAAAAAAATGAAAATAACTTTAGGAGATTAA